The genomic DNA TGAGGACGACATGGTACGATGCGACTCGCTACGATCACTCTCCATGCCGGACGATTCGGCCATATCCTCATCGTCACTGTTGTTCGGTGGCGGATGATGATGCATGCCGATGCCGCCGAGCCGGTTCCGGTTGTGTGCGTGCATCAGGGCGGTTTCGATGGACCGGCGAATCTCGGTACGGGTCAGCTGGTTGCACAGGTCCGTGCTGCAGTAACAGTAGTCGATGCTGTTAGCGCTCTTGCAATCGTTAATGGCCAAACTTTCGCCACACGTGCGTATCTCGATTTCACCTggtggagaaagaagaagcggAAAACCGGGGGCGGCTAAATCAATGAAAGTTCATAAAAAATTGGTTAACAAATCAGTTGACATCTTAATTTTGCCCCACCCAGCATTTTCGCCATTACTCACTGGCCAAACTACAATTTACGATGCTTGGACGTACGAAGGCGTTCCACCGTAAATATACAAACGTTACAATTAGAAGGCAATAAATTTCCCAATCCGGTCGTGACTAATGCAGCAATCACGCACGAAGGAGTGTATGGGtagccgtttttgtttttcgccgtaaAGTACAAGGACGTCAATAAATCAGTTTCTGCAGTGGGGCCAGCTTCGCCAGTAAAATTTACATGTGAAATTATAATTGAAGTCCTGAGTCTGAATTTTACTGCCAACCGTCGGCAGAAACCCATTTGGCACGTGCAAAACAGGGACAAAAAAGACGTCTACGTCGGTTGTGAATGGCTTTATTGCATGATGTCTTACAAGCCATGAAGAGGGGGAAAACGGATTTCCACACGAAATGATTTTCTGCTATGCATGTACGAAGGTATCGAGCTCAAAACAAGAATCCCTTTGCCTATTGTCGTTACCTTCGAGGTGGTCGTGTAATTGAttatgtgtgcttttttttcttctgtaacTCTGTCTGCCCAGCTTTCCAGAAGGACTTTGTTAATTTTAACGATTTTCCAACACGATTTTGGTTCGGATGAAAACGAACGTTGCTTTCAGAACAATTTTAGTCAGAAAAGTTGTATGCATGGAATCCAGCAACGATTTCCACAGAACCGCTAACTGTTTCCGGTTGGCGGAACTGAGAGAGGAAGCGTAACAGATACACAGCCAGTGGGCCATTTCCCTTCCGGAGTCCGGGCGTGGATTCGGTCCGGGTTCCGGGTGCGTGTAGAACTAATAAACTTTCAATcttcattaaaaatgaatcCTGTCATCGACCACGGGCCCGAGCCTCTCGGTGTGCTGTACCGGAGCCATACGCACGGCGACACACGGTGGCCCAGAGACAGGCAAGGGAGGGTGAATTTTAGAATCACAGAGCACCGAGGTAGAAGACGAGTCCTCGAACGCATACGTGAAAAGTGTCCCGGGCATAAATCCACATCGAAGCGCAAATGAACGGATGGGCCAGGGAATAGCGGCGTAAGGGCCtggagaagagagagagagaggcgagCGACAAGACAAGCGAGGTCCATTAAGATGTCATACTATTTGCGCGATTTTCAATGTGTCACATCGAACGCGGGAATCGTCGTCCTCGTTCCCCGTTGGGTTTAAAGCCTCAAAGTGTACCGTGCTGCCAACCAAGGGCACCGTGGAAAGGCTGTTGATGGGagcgtttttttgtgaaaggaatatcattaaaattaaattcgcTTTTCCCGTTTCGCCGTTTTTCTTAATGCGGTACGGGTGTTTAGAGCAGGCTTTTTGCGTAATAATCACACATACAGGGACACCGAAACGTATGTGTGTTAGTGCTTATTGGGGTTGCAtaccttttttccctttccctttCTGCTTAAGCAATTTCCCATATTGAGCCTTTTTTTCCGAATGTGCTCTGCCGCAAGAAGAAGCATCAAAGTCTGTTGCTGATAATGATTTGTTGGAAGGATACACATGGAGGGGGATGAGAGTGACATCCTTAGCGCTAGGACACTGTTCCCGGCGCAGTAATTCGGTCCCAACCGTCTGTTCGGTTCTGGAGCTATCCACGTGTCGTACGACTTCTGCCCTGTCACGTGTCGCAGTGCCGCCGTCTTCATCATTCGGCTTGTCTTGTGTTAATGAAAGCGGTTTGTCTTGCCGATAAGCGAAGCGAAGTAACTCCAGCATCCAAGCGCACAAGAGTGAAAGCCTAAATGAGGGAAAAGTTTCCACCGTGGCCAAAGTTTTCCTTCCCTGGTGCGTGAGACAGAAGCGAGCGCATCATAAGCATCGCATCGGCACGGTACGGTTGGGACTAAGTTCGCCCTCTTCATCTTCATGCAAGGTGAATCGCAAACTTTTCGCTCGATGCGATGATGCTGGCTGTGCTCCGATCCCTTGCGACGATAGTGAAAGTAAGCAAGTAAGCAACATTAAACGAACGATAAATGAAGCCAAAGCGACAAGGTTGCAATTTCCCTTCATGGAGAACCGTGGATgccatttttcatcaaaaaagcaaaacaccaaAACCCATATTGGATAATCGACATGACGCAAATTGGATTGCAAAGTTGGGCAAGCAGCAAACGGTGGCGTGGGGACCAATTAAACGGCCACCACGGAAATggacacagccacacacacacacacacaaacacacagctcgTTTAGTGACAATAATCGGCGATTAAAAGGCGGAAATAAAATCCTGCTTTTTGCCCGGATGAAATCCCATTTAATCGCGTGCCGCTGTTTGCCGGTGTGTGTATCCGTTCGCATTTAACCCCTTGTAAAACAGCCAGTAATTGCAACATGCTGGGGGTAGTCGTCTGTCGATGATGGCAAACAGAAACAATATAATGTAATAAATGTGATCCCCATCCTCACTCTCGGCTCGACGGGGGTTTCGTTCGGTGCTGTACGGTGGAAACTAATTTTCACTCTTTCGCACAATCCCATTTCTCACCGTCACTGCTGCTGACCAGCTGTGGCGCAAAAGGATTGCAATTTTCAGCAGTTTctgtctggctggctggggAACCCGAACCCAAAGAAGGCAAGATACTATTACTATGggaaaaaggagcaaaaggagCAATGCCGAAGgagtaatttaattaaaaacttgcACAAAAATCTCACCCGTGTGCCTGAATGTCTTGGGGAAAAAAGAGGGTAGAGTTGTCTAGCACGAGGAATAGCTTAAAATGTCCGACATGTTCATGCATTGTCGGTATATCGCGGTGGAATAGATATTTGCCACCGAGCTGGAAGTAACTTTCCTCCCATTAATATTCATATTCTGAATGAGACGAGACAAAGTGTCCATACTATCCATGTTTTCACTTACTGGAATTGGCTGCTTTAAGCAAATCTTCCTTCTTTCTATTCCTCCAGAGCGTCAAATCCCGATTGAACCGCTTGGTTACAATTAACGATTGTTCCTTCTTTTCCGCATTTTCACTTTCCACCGCTTTTCTTTCTCCCCAGAGGCACGATTACACGGCGTAGGATACTATGCGTTCTCCACCGACCAGCAGGAACGCAACCGGCAACGGGACGAACTCGACTCGATACGTGAGTCAACGTTGGAAGCGCAGAAGGAGCGCGAAACACTTCGCAAGGCACGTGACAAGCTGATAGCCGATCGGGTAAAAGCGGCCCGTGCGCGTCAACGAGCCCGCCAGGGTTTACCGCCCGAGGTGGACGACGATGGCGAACGGCAGCAGAGCGGCAAAGACACGGATCAGCTGTTCGAGTCGGCGGAAGAAAAGCGTACGCGAAAGGCGGAAGAGAAGCAGcgcaaaaagaaggaaagggaAGAGCGGCGCCGGGAGCGCGAACGGGCGGACCATGTGCGGCCGTGGGATGAAGGAAAGGAGCAAACGGGGGAAGATAAGGAGTGGGTACCGGCCAAGGAACGGTTCGTCCTATCGCAGCACGAATGGAACGATATGAAGCGAAGCGAGCGGATTGCCGAATTTGCTCCACCACCTGCCGAACGTCCGTTTAGCGGAAGGACGGGGACACAACGACCCGATCGGCACAGTGAACCCGATTCCGATGCGAGTGACAGCGAGGAAACAGTGGTTGGTCCACTGCCACCAACGATGACGGCCGATTCTGGAGCGGCGCTGGAGGACATTCCACTTCCGGAAGATGTGGAAGACCCCGCCCGAAGGTCACTTTTTTTCACCACGAAAAAGAATCCTCCCAAAAAGGAGCTAAAGCGACGCAATTTGAATGCGGTCGAGATGGTAACGCCAGCGGCAAAGAAGCCATCAGCTCCGGTGCCCATTGTGAACGAACTGAGCGATACGGAAGAACCTGACCGTGGACGGGAATCTGCGCAGCTGCTGCCGGAACGGAGAGGCGTTGAGATAGAGCCACCACCGACGTACGATTACTACGGACCAGTGGACGGTGCCGGAGGGCATCGAAGAGCAGGGGGACGAACGATCGCGCCGGAAAACAGAACCAATCTGGAAGCGTCCATTGAGGCGGGTTTGAAGTTTTTACGCAATCAATCGGACAAATCGGGCGGTCCCGGTACTAAGAATCGCTGGACTTCGAATGCGGACTATTGAGTATTTAGACACGGGTTGTTTTGTATGCAGAAATACATTTTAAGTAATCATAATATCGTATCATCGCTCGAAGCATGCAGTATTCTTTACCTTTAATAACATCCCCCAACGCCATGTCCGCTCAAGTGGACATAATCGAAAGCAGTAAAGTGAACATTTCATCCCTATTCATGGTGGGATGAGACCGAGAGACCCCAACAGCTGCGCTAATGTGAATAGTTGTACTTCGGCACAAAAGCACCAAGGGCTTAGGGTTTTCGGGCTGCCAAGGGTTGGACGGTTTGTTTCTTTCACACTGCTTCCCCTGGCAAGGGCCATGAGAGCGATGTGTTTTAATGAGCAGCTAAAAAAGCCATCCCGCACATAACAAGCCACACGGAGGATTGTCCGCCGGTCGGTGGCAAAACCGAAGCCGGAGTGTACCATGCATGTCCGACGGAGCAACACTCGAGTGCACTTGTCGTTTGTATCTTTTCTCGAGTGGCTCTCGCGCTCCATGTTAGTTGGACATAATCTCTTACCATCATCGCTATCATCATGATGACGATCATCATTAACAGCATCGTCGCGCTCTCGCCGGCTAGCCGATAGTTAGTTGGTGCCCGAACCACGATGCCATGATCATTATCGTTTTTGTCACCATCATAATCGTAACGCAGCATCTTGTCCAACGTGCCCATCGTCGAGCGGGAGTTTTGGTGCACGACGTTCACGCGGGCATGAACCGATTTAAAAATCTGTTTTACGATTATGTTTGTGATGATAAAACCTTCGCTCCGTCTCTTCTTGGGGCATATCGTTACTTCTTAAACGTGCCtcaaaatttgtcaaatttATCTCATTAGGGAGTTGGAGTACGTTAGGGTCAATGTGTTTAACGCACTCGGCCTTACCATCAACCTGCGTCAAACAGCTCGTGTACGATGGTGGACAGTCGAACGCGTACTTCTCCTCCGGTCGGAAGCCTTCGCATGTGCCTTCCACCGTCGGCACACTGCTCTGGCCGTGATGAGTCGGCAGCGTCCGGAATGGGCCATCCGCTCCTTCCCCGCAGATGTAACACTTCCGGGCGTCGGCAAAGTGCAGCAACCACACGTTCATGCATAGCAATGCTGTAAATATGGGGAAGAAGAGGGACAAGGTGTTAGTATTGGATGCGACTTGATGAACAAATTGATATGAAAAAGGTAGGACACGATGAGTTAATATTGAGTAACATTGCCTTAGATGGTAAACTTCATCGGATAGCTCAATGCACCACCGCTTAACAGGCTTTGAAGACTTTAAGGCCACTGATTGTTTGAAAAAGTCATTCGAATGAGACATCCCTCAAAAAATCTGTCGCTGTTCTGGGTAGTTTGAAGTTCATCTGCTCCTTCTGATTGATTATCTACTACTGAGACTTCAACGGCTTCGATAGCTGATCTTGTTCAGGACCATCTTGGATCAAGGAATGAGGAATAACAAGGTTTCCAAACGGAAACAAGACGTAGTTAAAGCCGAACCCCCAAAGTGACCAAGTGTGAAGTGTCTCATGGACTCAAGGCTCAAGGCTGTAAAATATTGTCTATACATAACAATCATGATACACAGGAACGTCGCCTTTATCGAGGAGTATTTTCTTGTTCAACTTAACGCTTCAAAGATAGGCTTTTTCACTCCGGTTGCATACGAGTGCTTCCATGTACCAAACAATCTTTCAATTTCCATCGCATAATACGTAGAGTAAAACGAACTCTTACCAATTTATTCAGCCATTTAAATCATCACAGGTTCGAATGGCGTTCTCCTCGCGAGCCGTACTACGGAGCCCAGTTTTTATTGCGCTTTGGCACATATGTTTCAGCCAAAGAGGCATCCACGTACTCCGGGCCGACCATAGCATGGCATCATTTAATTAcgggaaatgaaaatgaaatcctCTTCTGAGCGTCTCTGATACGCAAAAAAGCGAATGCCGCCCTGCCGTGGTTCTCCTCCCCCACAATGCAGCATGGAAATATGAGGCGAAGAGAGAAGAGCAACATCGGGAATGATGAAAGCGTAATAATAAAACCTTCATTCGCGCGCGCTGTGAGCTCAAGTTCGAAGAAATGTTTTGATAGCATACATCATACAACATATCGTAGAACGGTGCTGACGATGGTGCAAAGGCCCCTGGGTTATATGATTCAGTAAGTTCCCCGGGACGAACCTTCTTTGTGCCATGCCATCACACCACACCTTATGGCTTatgtttaaagcaaaataTTCACATCAACATTACGGTTGAAGCCAATTTTCCCGCTAAAgagcttttttaaatggatCGTGTTAACAGTGTTCGGAGTGTGTTACATGcccatttaaatttatatgtAAATCTTCCAGGAATTTCAACAATTTCTTTACGCCGGAAACCACAACCAAGTGCATCCAGCTGGAGTTGGAGTTGGAAATAAAACTGCACTTTAAACGATCATCACGGTCACTGGGGAGGCTGTCGCGAA from Anopheles stephensi strain Indian chromosome 2, UCI_ANSTEP_V1.0, whole genome shotgun sequence includes the following:
- the LOC118508426 gene encoding coiled-coil domain-containing protein 174; translation: MNDPNRKIEIDKSSLLSLKAELLRKQEEVGRAKASTSIEDFVPKKVSKPEKDVSSSRKDRREKKDKSKPIVTELEDSAQLARSKQMLQAKAKYYDRMVAAGGSLNSDENSLVMFNKKKQDTKPAYNLSDESPRESSVSSSSVSSDSEEDGEGGDNKWVEYTDCLGRTRKCLKEDLKACLARDRELAKTMEPRDGQRREDMQGPSKVNAPPVKESVQSARPEKIINQQEATDEEEDGEIVGPMPPAMGQIGGTDIGERFREMKDQWAEQEEANLEKDSIHYQDVLFDEARLHGVGYYAFSTDQQERNRQRDELDSIRESTLEAQKERETLRKARDKLIADRVKAARARQRARQGLPPEVDDDGERQQSGKDTDQLFESAEEKRTRKAEEKQRKKKEREERRRERERADHVRPWDEGKEQTGEDKEWVPAKERFVLSQHEWNDMKRSERIAEFAPPPAERPFSGRTGTQRPDRHSEPDSDASDSEETVVGPLPPTMTADSGAALEDIPLPEDVEDPARRSLFFTTKKNPPKKELKRRNLNAVEMVTPAAKKPSAPVPIVNELSDTEEPDRGRESAQLLPERRGVEIEPPPTYDYYGPVDGAGGHRRAGGRTIAPENRTNLEASIEAGLKFLRNQSDKSGGPGTKNRWTSNADY